From a single Brassica napus cultivar Da-Ae chromosome C9, Da-Ae, whole genome shotgun sequence genomic region:
- the LOC125592834 gene encoding pentatricopeptide repeat-containing protein At4g04370-like: MIKPSSLLNSTKTFNSLINHLSSHGAHHQVLSTFSSMLANRFLPDAFTFPSLLRACASLRFLSFGLSLHQQVLVNGLSSDSYTSSSLVNLYAKFGALDHARKVFDEMRERDVVHWTAIIGCYSRAGFVGEAFSLVNEMRFEGIKPGPVTLLEMLSGVKEITELKCLHAFALVHGFGCDVTVTNSVLNLYCKCDCVVDAKVLFDQMEQRDMVSWNTMVSGFASVGDMSEILKLLCRMRDVGLRPDHQTFGASLSVSGAMSDIDLGRTLHCQVVKTGFDVDTHLRTALMTMYLKCGEEEASFGVLETIPEKDVVCWTVMISGLVRLGKAEKAMNVFSEMLHSGTELSSEAIASVVAACAQLGSLVLGASVHGYVLRQGYRLDTLALNSLITMYAKCGRLDKSLALFELMNERDLVSWNAIISGHAQNGDLSNALLFFTEMKFATAHGVDALTAVSLLQACSSAGALRIGRLVHCVVIRSLVRTCTFIDTALVDMYLKCGYLEVAKRCFDSISRKDLVSWGTLIAGYGFHGEGEAAMKVYSEFLLSGMEPNHLIFLAVLSSCSHNGMVQHGLETFTSMVRDFGVEPNHEHLACVVDLLCRAKRVEEAFKFYNENFTKPSIDVLGIILDACRANGETEVENVVCRDMIELKPVDAGHYVRLAHSFAAMRRWEDVSESWKQMKSLGLKKLPGWSKIVMNGRTTTFFMSHSSHSDETASVLKLLSKEMKQIK; encoded by the coding sequence ATGATCAAACCATCTTCTTTGCTCAACTCCACCAAGACCTTCAACTCTCTCATCAACCATCTCTCATCTCATGGAGCCCACCACCAAGTCCTCTCCACATTCTCCTCCATGCTCGCCAACCGCTTCCTCCCCGACGCTTTCACTTTCCCTAGTCTCCTCAGAGCCTGCGCTTCCCTTCGTTTCCTTTCCTTCGGTCTCTCGCTTCACCAGCAGGTTCTCGTCAATGGGTTATCTTCAGATTCCTACACATCTTCTTCACTCGTCAATCTCTACGCAAAGTTTGGAGCTTTGGATCATGCTCGGAAAGTGTTCGACGAAATGCGTGAGAGAGATGTGGTGCACTGGACTGCGATTATCGGGTGTTACTCACGCGCCGGGTTCGTTGGAGAAGCCTTCTCTTTGGTTAACGAGATGAGATTTGAAGGGATTAAACCGGGTCCGGTTACGTTGCTGGAGATGCTGAGTGGTGTAAAGGAGATTACGGAGTTAAAGTGTTTACACGCGTTTGCTTTGGTTCATGGGTTTGGTTGTGATGTAACTGTGACGAACTCTGTCTTGAATCTGTACTGTAAGTGCGATTGTGTCGTAGATGCTAAGGTTTTGTTTGACCAGATGGAGCAGCGAGACATGGTTTCATGGAACACAATGGTCTCAGGATTTGCTTCTGTTGGTGATATGTCTGAAATCTTGAAGCTTTTGTGTAGAATGAGGGATGTTGGTTTAAGACCTGATCACCAGACGTTTGGAGCCTCACTTTCCGTGAGTGGAGCAATGAGTGATATTGACTTGGGGAGAACGTTACACTGCCAAGTTGTGAAAACTGGTTTCGATGTAGACACGCATCTCAGGACGGCGTTGATGACAATGTACCTAAAGTGCGGAGAGGAGGAAGCTTCGTTTGGAGTTCTCGAAACGATTCCTGAAAAGGATGTTGTTTGCTGGACGGTTATGATATCAGGGCTTGTGAGGTTGGGTAAAGCTGAGAAAGCTATGAATGTTTTTTCAGAAATGTTACATTCAGGAACAGAGCTATCGAGTGAAGCAATAGCTAGTGTTGTAGCAGCTTGTGCACAGTTAGGTTCTCTTGTTCTTGGCGCATCAGTCCATGGTTATGTACTGAGGCAGGGATATAGACTAGACACTCTTGCGTTAAACTCGCTTATTACAATGTACGCAAAGTGCGGTCGTTTGGACAAAAGCTTAGCTCTTTTTGAACTGATGAATGAAAGAGACTTAGTTTCTTGGAATGCAATCATCTCCGGACATGCCCAGAACGGAGATTTGAGCAATGCGTTGTTGTTTTTTACAGAAATGAAGTTCGCAACCGCGCATGGAGTTGATGCGTTGACGGCTGTTTCCCTTTTACAAGCTTGTTCATCCGCTGGAGCTCTAAGGATAGGGAGACTGGTCCACTGCGTTGTAATCCGAAGCTTGGTCCGGACCTGTACATTCATTGATACCGCACTAGTTGATATGTACTTGAAATGCGGCTACTTAGAAGTTGCAAAGAGATGttttgattcgatctcgagGAAAGATTTGGTTTCTTGGGGCACACTCATTGCAGGGTATGGTTTTCACGGTGAAGGGGAGGCTGCTATGAAAGTCTACTCAGAGTTTCTTCTCTCTGGAATGGAGCCGAACCACTTGATTTTTCTAGCGGTTCTCTCGTCTTGCAGCCATAACGGAATGGTTCAGCACGGCTTGGAGACGTTCACTTCAATGGTTAGAGACTTTGGTGTTGAACCGAATCACGAACACCTCGCTTGCGTGGTTGATCTTCTATGCCGAGCCAAAAGAGTAGAAGAGGCGTTTAAGTTCTACAACGAGAATTTTACAaagccatcgatcgatgtcttgGGTATAATACTTGATGCTTGTCGTGCAAATGGAGAAACAGAGGTGGAAAATGTAGTTTGTCGGGATATGATTGAGTTGAAGCCGGTAGACGCTGGGCATTACGTCAGGCTTGCACATTCTTTCGCCGCCATGAGGAGATGGGAGGATGTGAGTGAGTCGTGGAAGCAGATGAAGTCTCTCGGCTTGAAAAAGCTCCCCGGATGGAGCAAAATCGTGATGAATGGGAGAACCACAACGTTCTTCATGAGCCATAGTTCGCATTCAGATGAGACTGCGTCTGTGTTGAAGCTTCTTAGCAAGGAaatgaagcaaatcaaataa
- the BNAC09G22850D gene encoding uncharacterized protein BNAC09G22850D, translating into MPRRQKKTAKVVTGVMVLCMVAYIAGPSLYWHLNETIAESLHSSCPPCVCDCSSQPLLYIPDGLSNHSFLDCMRREEGSEENESSFTEMVAEELKLREAQAQEDEWRADRLLLDAKKAASQYQKEADKCSMGMETCEQAREKSDATLDEQRRVSYMWELRARQNGWKEGPKVVSSDVI; encoded by the exons ATGCCCAGAAGGCAGAAGAAAACGGCTAAGGTGGTTACAGGGGTGATGGTACTGTGCATGGTTGCGTACATCGCAGGACCGTCTCTGTATTGGCATCTTAACGAGACCATTGCAGAGTCTCTCCACTCCTCTTGTCCTCCTTGTGTCTGTGACTGTTCTTCTCAGCCTCTCCTCTACATCCCAGATG GATTGAGCAATCATAGCTTCTTGG ATTGTATGAGACGCGAGGAAGGGAGCGAAGAGAACGAGAGTAGTTTCACAGAAATGGTGGCTGAAGAGCTGAAGCTGAGAGAAGCGCAAGCTCAAGAAGACGAATGGCGCGCGGACAGGTTGCTGCTAGATGCTAAGAAAGCGGCGTCTCAGTATCAGAAAGAGGCTGATAAGTGCAGCATGGGGATGGAGACTTGTGAGCAAGCAAGAGAGAAATCAGACGCGACACTAGACGAGCAGAGGAGAGTGTCTTACATGTGGGAGCTTCGAGCTCGGCAAAACGGATGGAAAGAAGGACCTAAAGTTGTTTCCTCTGATGTTATCTAA